In Candidatus Defluviilinea proxima, a single genomic region encodes these proteins:
- a CDS encoding TolB family protein, which yields MPKTFTRLSIFVFLIVVVTLAACSQTIVTETSTSAPAGVTQVDTAEAPVIDVATATEEFIPVVPKNATETILISMEEDGYAHLFLYKPSDGSLTRLTNGDWSDITPSPSPDGKKIGFASNRFGFWDLFLMDLSNGEVTQLTDTPEYEGTPTWSPDGSFVAYEAYRDDNLEIVVGPADEPTKNAIRLTSSPTADYSPTWAPGGRQIAFISNGDVMLADLDRTEDARFQNLSNTPLAVESHPIWSPDGLKLAWATTSQNVGRSGIYIWDATRQLPAQWIGDGDLPAWNAFGDQIITTVVGPNLNYITTYSIDGTTLQPLTPFPHQVNALVWANLVMAEPSSVKIFEQAAQFTPAPLWAMNGLPVGEGIARRWAVVDLNDVQAPYPQLSDLADEAFNALRQRILTAAGWDALASLENAFVPLTSDLDPGFGEDWLYTGRAFAINSLMTNAGWMVAVREDFGEQTYWRLYVRTQIQDGSIGIPLHNVPWDLRSRYNLDPQVYEQGGTYSEVPSGYWVDVTSLASQYGWQRLPALSNWRTFYRGARFTEFALTDNIDWYTAMLQLYPPEVLVTPTRLLPPTLTPTRTPTNTPTPTNTRTPRPTPTRYTATPSKTPTPSNTPTPSATPPTVIP from the coding sequence ATGCCTAAAACTTTTACCCGCCTCTCCATCTTCGTATTCCTGATCGTTGTCGTCACCCTTGCGGCTTGCTCACAGACGATTGTCACTGAAACATCAACTTCCGCTCCCGCCGGAGTGACACAAGTTGACACTGCTGAAGCCCCTGTGATCGATGTAGCCACAGCGACAGAAGAGTTCATCCCTGTTGTGCCCAAGAATGCAACAGAGACCATTCTCATCTCCATGGAAGAGGACGGTTACGCACATCTTTTCCTGTACAAGCCCAGTGACGGTTCGCTGACACGTCTCACCAACGGCGATTGGAGCGATATCACACCATCTCCCAGCCCGGATGGAAAGAAGATCGGCTTTGCTTCAAACCGCTTTGGATTTTGGGATCTCTTCCTCATGGATCTCTCCAACGGCGAAGTGACCCAACTCACAGATACACCCGAATATGAAGGGACTCCCACCTGGTCACCCGATGGATCGTTCGTTGCCTATGAAGCCTATCGCGATGACAACCTTGAGATCGTGGTCGGCCCTGCCGATGAACCGACAAAGAATGCCATCCGTCTTACATCGTCTCCCACTGCCGATTACTCCCCCACTTGGGCACCCGGTGGACGTCAAATTGCATTCATCTCCAATGGTGATGTCATGTTGGCAGACCTCGACCGCACAGAAGATGCTCGCTTCCAAAACTTGAGCAATACGCCGCTCGCTGTTGAATCACATCCTATTTGGTCACCAGATGGATTGAAACTCGCATGGGCAACTACCTCGCAAAACGTCGGCCGAAGCGGAATTTATATCTGGGACGCAACTCGTCAACTCCCCGCGCAATGGATCGGTGACGGCGACCTGCCCGCATGGAACGCTTTCGGCGATCAGATCATCACCACGGTCGTTGGCCCGAACTTGAATTACATCACTACCTACTCCATCGACGGAACCACTCTCCAACCATTAACTCCATTTCCCCATCAAGTGAATGCATTGGTATGGGCAAACCTTGTCATGGCCGAACCATCATCCGTAAAGATCTTCGAGCAAGCCGCACAATTTACACCGGCTCCGCTTTGGGCAATGAACGGCTTACCGGTCGGTGAGGGAATTGCCCGCAGATGGGCCGTTGTGGATTTAAACGATGTTCAAGCACCTTACCCACAACTGAGCGACCTTGCAGATGAGGCCTTCAATGCCTTACGGCAACGCATCCTTACTGCGGCAGGTTGGGACGCCCTTGCCAGCCTTGAGAATGCCTTCGTACCACTTACCTCAGACCTCGACCCCGGCTTCGGCGAAGATTGGCTCTACACAGGTCGCGCCTTTGCCATCAATTCACTTATGACCAACGCCGGTTGGATGGTTGCCGTACGCGAAGACTTTGGTGAACAAACCTATTGGCGTTTATACGTCCGTACACAAATACAGGATGGCTCAATCGGTATCCCTTTGCACAATGTGCCTTGGGATTTACGTTCACGTTACAACCTTGATCCACAAGTCTATGAACAAGGCGGCACATACAGTGAAGTGCCCTCTGGCTATTGGGTGGATGTGACATCGCTCGCTTCACAATATGGATGGCAACGTCTTCCCGCATTGTCAAACTGGCGCACCTTTTATCGTGGCGCTCGCTTCACTGAGTTTGCACTCACAGATAACATCGACTGGTACACAGCCATGCTTCAACTGTACCCACCGGAAGTACTCGTAACGCCCACGCGTTTATTGCCGCCTACCCTGACGCCCACCAGAACGCCCACAAACACACCTACACCAACCAACACGCGTACACCACGTCCAACGCCCACACGGTACACTGCCACGCCTAGCAAAACACCTACACCATCCAACACACCAACACCTTCTGCCACACCGCCTACGGTTATTCCATGA